One window of Arthrobacter oryzae genomic DNA carries:
- a CDS encoding ArsR/SmtB family transcription factor, protein MNAEIPEPAPAAEEGARRRVRPEKKVEITDPKAIRALAHAARLEVISELYSTQVSRTATELAVQTGLTPSAMSYHLRALEKWGIVEPAATAGDARERRWRAAGTDFTINSGGGVASPEFAVLDLELDAFRRRVSAYAKVRDERRNNDESTEAPGIVVLSSHLLYLTPAQRSELTAKVLGLLKEYELEVPDQVPGGAERIATMWSLIPDDRK, encoded by the coding sequence GTGAATGCAGAGATTCCAGAGCCGGCCCCGGCCGCGGAAGAGGGCGCCAGACGCAGGGTACGGCCGGAGAAGAAGGTGGAGATCACCGATCCCAAGGCCATCCGCGCGCTGGCCCACGCGGCACGCCTGGAAGTGATCTCCGAGCTGTATTCCACCCAGGTCAGCCGGACGGCCACGGAGCTTGCCGTGCAGACAGGCCTGACCCCGAGCGCGATGAGCTACCACCTGCGTGCCTTGGAGAAGTGGGGCATCGTGGAGCCTGCCGCCACTGCCGGCGATGCGCGGGAACGCCGCTGGCGGGCCGCCGGAACGGATTTCACCATCAACTCGGGCGGCGGAGTGGCCAGCCCCGAGTTTGCAGTCCTCGACCTGGAACTGGACGCCTTTAGGCGACGGGTCAGTGCTTACGCCAAGGTCCGGGACGAGCGCCGGAACAACGACGAATCCACCGAGGCGCCCGGCATAGTGGTGCTCTCCAGCCACCTGCTGTACCTGACCCCCGCGCAGCGCTCGGAGCTGACCGCGAAGGTGCTGGGCCTGCTGAAGGAATACGAGTTGGAGGTCCCGGACCAGGTTCCCGGGGGTGCCGAGCGCATAGCCACAATGTGGTCCTTAATTCCGGACGACCGTAAGTGA
- a CDS encoding TrkH family potassium uptake protein, with the protein MTQSQPRSKSPANWHPGMPEREGLWIFTGIRDFIDNIANTSPARLALTAFGVVIVVFTLLLSLPASSATGDFTPLHQALFTAVSAVCVTGLTVVSTAVHWSFFGQLVILVGIFVGGLGTLTLASLLALMVSKKLGVRGKLIAQEAMNNAGRLGEVGTLLRIVITTSVVIEAALAVVLIPRFLTLGESFGQSVWHGVFYSISSFNNAGFTPHSDGIVPYETDLWILVPLMLGVFLGSLGFPVVMVLQQNGLNWKKWNLHTKLTIQVSFILLAAGTVLWGLMEWENVRTIGSMDVGDKITHSLFASVMTRSGGFNLVDQNHMESTTMLLTDALMFAGGGSASTAGGIKVTTIAVMFLAIAAEARGDSDVKVYGRTIPQGTMRVAISVIVAGATLVSVSAFLLLHISGASLDRVLFETISAFATVGLSTNLSAELPPSGVYVLSALMFAGRVGTVTLAAALALRQRSQLYHYPEERPIIG; encoded by the coding sequence ATGACGCAAAGCCAGCCGAGGTCCAAGAGCCCGGCAAACTGGCACCCCGGCATGCCCGAGCGTGAGGGCCTGTGGATTTTCACGGGTATCCGCGACTTTATCGACAACATCGCCAACACCTCGCCGGCGCGGCTGGCACTGACGGCGTTCGGCGTCGTCATCGTTGTCTTTACCCTGCTCCTTTCCCTGCCGGCGTCCTCGGCCACCGGCGATTTCACGCCCCTGCACCAGGCCCTGTTCACGGCGGTGTCCGCCGTCTGCGTCACCGGCCTCACCGTGGTGTCCACCGCCGTGCACTGGTCCTTCTTTGGCCAGCTGGTCATCCTGGTGGGCATTTTCGTCGGCGGCCTGGGCACGCTGACCCTCGCCTCGCTGCTGGCGCTGATGGTCAGCAAGAAGCTCGGTGTGCGTGGCAAGCTCATTGCCCAGGAAGCCATGAACAACGCCGGCCGCCTTGGCGAAGTGGGTACCCTGCTGCGGATCGTCATCACCACCTCCGTGGTCATTGAGGCAGCCCTCGCCGTCGTACTGATCCCCCGCTTCCTGACGCTCGGCGAGAGCTTCGGCCAGTCGGTATGGCACGGCGTCTTTTATTCCATCTCGTCCTTCAACAACGCGGGATTCACACCGCACTCGGACGGCATCGTCCCCTACGAGACCGATCTCTGGATCCTGGTCCCGCTGATGCTCGGAGTCTTCCTGGGCAGCCTGGGGTTTCCTGTGGTGATGGTGCTGCAGCAGAACGGGCTGAACTGGAAGAAATGGAACCTGCACACCAAGCTGACCATCCAGGTGTCGTTCATCCTCCTGGCGGCCGGGACCGTGCTGTGGGGGCTGATGGAATGGGAAAACGTGCGGACCATCGGTTCCATGGACGTGGGCGACAAAATTACGCACTCCCTCTTCGCCTCCGTAATGACCCGGTCCGGCGGCTTCAACCTGGTGGACCAGAACCACATGGAATCCACCACCATGCTCCTCACTGACGCCCTCATGTTCGCCGGCGGCGGTTCAGCCTCCACGGCCGGCGGCATCAAAGTGACCACCATCGCCGTCATGTTCCTGGCCATCGCGGCGGAGGCCCGCGGCGACTCCGATGTGAAGGTCTACGGGCGCACCATTCCACAGGGAACCATGCGGGTGGCCATCTCGGTGATCGTCGCGGGCGCCACCCTCGTTTCCGTTTCAGCCTTCCTGCTCCTGCACATCAGCGGGGCGTCCCTGGACCGGGTGCTCTTCGAAACCATCTCAGCCTTCGCCACCGTGGGCCTCAGCACGAACCTCAGTGCCGAGCTGCCGCCGTCGGGCGTTTATGTCCTGTCCGCGCTGATGTTCGCCGGACGCGTGGGCACCGTGACCCTTGCCGCTGCGCTGGCGTTGCGCCAGCGCAGCCAGCTGTACCACTACCCGGAAGAGAGGCCCATCATTGGCTGA
- the topA gene encoding type I DNA topoisomerase, which produces MPSKAKTGKKLVIVESPAKSKTIAKYLGEGFIVEASIGHIRDLPQPSELPAELKKTSIGKFAVDIEHDFKPYYVVSADKKKKVTELKAALKDADELYLATDGDREGEAIAWHLLEVLKPKVPVYRMTFGEITKEAIQRAMGNLRDVDQDLVDAQETRRVLDRLYGYEISPVLWRKVARGLSAGRVQSVVTRMVVDRERERMAFKAASYWDLTGQFGAGSASASFKAKLAAVDGAKVASGRDFNDDGELTSRNVTHLNEELATSLAAGLQTADFQVRSVDTKPYTRRPAAPFTTSTLQQEAGRKLRFSSKSTMQVAQRLYENGYITYMRTDSSALSDEAVTAARRQASELYGPEYVPQSPRVYTGKAANAQEAHEAIRPAGDSFRTPAQVAKQLSGDEFRLYELIWKRTVASQMADAKGSTATIRLGATATDGRDAEFSASGTVITFPGFLAAYEEGKDESRGDDDSEEARRLPNVAKGDSLTAADIIAVGHETSPPPRYTEASLTAELEKKGIGRPSTYASTISTIQDRGYVRKQGSALVPSWIAFSVIRLLEQHFHDYVDYEFTADMEGDLDKIANGQAVGAAWLKHFYYGEDSDPGLLSIVNNLGEIDAKEINSVPIAEGITLRVGKFGPYLESSVPTVDPKTGEVVESARANVPEDLAPDELTPAKALELMETAAPEERVLGEDPHTGHTVVAKNGRYGAYVTEIIPEMTDEQLANQPVEYYKNGKPKPPKKPVKAKPRTGSLFASMSVDSVTLDEAMQLMSLPRVLGEDAEGNVITVQNGRFGPYLKKGTDSRSIGSEEEIFTITLEQALEIYSQPKQRGARAAVPPLAEFGPDPVSEKNIVVKEGRFGPYITDGITNITVPRSTSLEELTREQAVELLAEKRAKGPAKRPAARKAPAKKKAVAKK; this is translated from the coding sequence GTGCCAAGCAAGGCCAAAACCGGCAAGAAACTCGTGATTGTGGAGTCTCCGGCCAAGAGCAAGACCATCGCCAAGTACCTGGGCGAGGGCTTCATCGTTGAGGCCTCCATCGGTCACATCCGTGATCTGCCGCAGCCGTCCGAGCTCCCTGCCGAACTCAAGAAAACCTCCATCGGCAAGTTCGCCGTCGACATCGAACACGACTTCAAGCCGTACTACGTTGTGTCCGCGGACAAGAAGAAGAAGGTGACCGAGCTCAAAGCGGCGCTCAAGGACGCCGACGAACTTTATCTCGCAACCGATGGGGACCGCGAGGGCGAGGCCATCGCGTGGCACCTGCTCGAAGTGCTCAAGCCCAAGGTGCCGGTGTACCGGATGACCTTCGGTGAAATCACCAAAGAAGCCATCCAGCGCGCCATGGGCAACCTGCGCGATGTTGACCAGGACCTCGTGGATGCCCAGGAAACCCGCCGCGTGCTGGACCGCCTGTACGGTTACGAAATTTCCCCGGTCCTGTGGCGCAAGGTGGCCCGCGGACTGTCCGCAGGCCGTGTCCAGTCCGTGGTCACGCGCATGGTGGTGGACCGGGAACGGGAACGCATGGCGTTCAAGGCCGCGTCCTACTGGGACCTCACCGGCCAGTTCGGCGCCGGGTCCGCATCTGCTTCTTTCAAAGCCAAACTGGCCGCCGTCGACGGCGCCAAGGTGGCCAGCGGCCGCGACTTCAACGACGACGGCGAACTCACCTCGCGCAACGTCACGCACCTGAACGAGGAACTCGCCACGTCCCTGGCGGCGGGACTGCAGACCGCGGATTTCCAGGTCCGCTCCGTCGACACGAAGCCGTACACCCGCCGTCCGGCAGCTCCGTTTACGACGTCGACGCTGCAGCAGGAAGCCGGCCGCAAGCTGCGTTTCTCGTCCAAGAGCACCATGCAGGTGGCCCAGCGCCTCTACGAAAACGGCTACATCACCTATATGCGTACGGACTCGTCCGCGCTGAGTGACGAGGCCGTCACGGCTGCCCGGCGCCAGGCCTCCGAGCTCTACGGCCCGGAATACGTGCCGCAGTCGCCCCGCGTCTACACCGGCAAGGCCGCCAACGCGCAGGAAGCCCACGAAGCCATCCGCCCCGCCGGCGACTCCTTCCGCACTCCGGCGCAGGTGGCCAAGCAGCTCTCCGGCGACGAATTCCGGCTCTACGAGCTCATCTGGAAGCGCACCGTCGCCTCCCAGATGGCAGACGCCAAGGGCTCCACTGCCACCATCCGCCTCGGTGCAACAGCGACGGACGGCAGGGACGCCGAGTTCTCCGCTTCGGGTACTGTGATCACCTTCCCCGGCTTCCTTGCCGCCTACGAAGAAGGCAAGGACGAAAGCCGCGGGGACGACGACTCCGAGGAAGCCCGCCGCCTGCCCAACGTGGCCAAGGGCGACTCCCTCACCGCGGCGGACATCATCGCCGTTGGCCACGAGACCTCCCCGCCGCCGCGCTACACCGAAGCCTCCCTGACGGCCGAGCTGGAAAAGAAGGGCATCGGACGCCCGTCCACCTATGCCTCCACCATCTCCACCATCCAGGACCGCGGCTACGTGCGTAAGCAGGGCTCCGCGCTGGTTCCGAGCTGGATCGCGTTCTCGGTGATCAGGCTGCTGGAACAGCACTTCCATGACTACGTGGACTACGAGTTCACGGCTGACATGGAAGGTGACCTGGACAAGATCGCGAACGGCCAGGCCGTGGGCGCGGCCTGGCTCAAGCACTTCTATTACGGCGAGGATTCCGATCCGGGCCTGTTGAGCATCGTGAACAACCTTGGCGAAATCGATGCCAAGGAAATCAACTCCGTGCCGATCGCTGAGGGCATCACCCTGAGGGTCGGCAAGTTCGGCCCGTACCTGGAAAGCTCCGTCCCGACGGTTGATCCGAAGACCGGTGAAGTTGTTGAGTCCGCCCGCGCCAACGTTCCTGAGGACCTTGCGCCGGACGAGCTGACGCCGGCCAAGGCCCTTGAGCTGATGGAAACGGCTGCGCCCGAGGAACGTGTGCTCGGTGAGGACCCGCACACCGGTCATACGGTCGTGGCCAAGAACGGCCGCTACGGCGCTTACGTCACGGAAATCATTCCGGAGATGACCGACGAACAGCTGGCCAACCAGCCCGTGGAGTACTACAAGAACGGCAAGCCGAAGCCTCCGAAGAAGCCCGTCAAAGCCAAGCCGCGCACTGGTTCGCTGTTCGCCTCGATGAGCGTGGATTCGGTCACCCTTGACGAGGCGATGCAGCTGATGAGCCTGCCGCGCGTGCTCGGCGAGGACGCCGAAGGCAACGTCATCACGGTGCAGAACGGCCGCTTCGGCCCGTACCTGAAGAAGGGCACGGACTCCCGCTCCATCGGCTCCGAAGAGGAAATCTTCACGATCACGCTGGAGCAGGCACTGGAGATCTACTCGCAGCCCAAGCAGCGCGGAGCCCGTGCCGCCGTCCCGCCGCTCGCCGAGTTCGGCCCGGACCCGGTATCGGAGAAAAACATCGTGGTGAAGGAAGGCCGGTTCGGTCCTTACATCACCGACGGCATCACCAACATCACTGTTCCGCGCTCCACTTCGCTGGAGGAACTGACCAGGGAACAGGCCGTGGAACTCCTGGCGGAAAAGCGAGCCAAGGGACCGGCCAAGCGTCCCGCGGCGCGCAAGGCCCCTGCGAAGAAGAAAGCCGTCGCCAAGAAGTAG
- a CDS encoding ArsR/SmtB family transcription factor, with product MVTDDVFAVIAEATRRDILVSLRSGDKAVGELVEELDASQPTISKHLKVLREADLVSMRAQGQKRYYALNPKPLAGVASWLETFDVGPRAAVVSSPAAQILEEKTQPAGETAAPSPVPAAAGTARPAAAAVSGVSEGGQLSPAVAIPVATAGDDTVPQQIGRTVGRAATKAADLIANLPKFGRKK from the coding sequence ATGGTGACAGACGACGTATTTGCCGTCATTGCTGAGGCAACCCGGCGTGACATTCTGGTATCCCTCCGCTCGGGGGACAAAGCGGTGGGGGAGCTGGTTGAGGAACTGGACGCCAGCCAGCCCACCATTTCCAAGCATTTGAAGGTGCTGCGCGAGGCCGACCTTGTCAGCATGCGCGCCCAGGGCCAGAAGCGCTACTACGCGCTGAACCCCAAGCCGCTGGCCGGCGTCGCCAGCTGGCTGGAGACGTTCGACGTCGGGCCGCGGGCCGCCGTCGTCAGCTCTCCGGCAGCGCAGATCCTGGAGGAAAAAACGCAACCGGCGGGGGAAACGGCGGCGCCGTCACCGGTGCCGGCTGCTGCCGGCACAGCCCGCCCGGCCGCCGCGGCGGTGTCGGGCGTCTCGGAAGGCGGCCAGCTGAGCCCCGCCGTCGCGATCCCCGTGGCCACGGCCGGGGATGACACCGTCCCGCAGCAGATCGGCCGCACCGTGGGCCGGGCCGCAACCAAAGCCGCCGACCTCATCGCGAACCTGCCGAAGTTCGGCCGCAAGAAGTAG
- a CDS encoding Ppx/GppA phosphatase family protein, with product MRLGVLDIGSNTVHLLLVDAHPGARPVPFASHKRPLSLVQFLDAEGNINEAGQHELIEFVLEAWEFAAKHKAQDLLAFCTSAIREATNGPAVLARVKHETTVTLQELTGSEEASMTFFAVRRWYGWGAGPILNLDIGGGSFEMALGQDELPELATSVPLGASRLTRDWLHEDPPTAKSVKELRRYIRATLKPAVRSFNELGRANVVAGTSKTFRSLARIAGAAPSAAGPYVKRELGATDLGLWAQRISAMKTEDRLHLPGVSEARANQLLAGALVAEAALELFEFKKVKICPWALREGLILRRLDQLIFEGPLEPAHHVVLPPVEAGTSAPAAAPAVLSGGKAD from the coding sequence ATGCGTCTAGGCGTCCTCGACATCGGTTCAAACACTGTCCACCTGCTCCTGGTTGATGCGCACCCCGGCGCACGGCCGGTGCCTTTCGCCTCGCACAAACGCCCGCTCTCACTGGTGCAGTTCCTCGACGCCGAGGGAAACATCAACGAGGCCGGCCAGCACGAACTCATCGAATTCGTCCTGGAAGCGTGGGAGTTCGCGGCCAAACACAAAGCCCAGGACCTTCTGGCCTTCTGCACCTCCGCCATCAGGGAAGCCACCAACGGCCCGGCGGTGCTGGCCCGGGTCAAGCACGAAACCACGGTGACGCTCCAGGAACTCACCGGCAGCGAAGAAGCGTCCATGACGTTCTTTGCCGTCCGCCGCTGGTATGGCTGGGGAGCCGGACCCATCCTGAACCTCGATATCGGCGGCGGCTCGTTCGAAATGGCGTTGGGCCAGGACGAGCTGCCGGAACTCGCGACGTCCGTGCCGCTCGGCGCCAGCCGCCTCACCCGCGACTGGCTGCACGAGGATCCGCCCACGGCCAAGAGCGTGAAGGAACTCCGGCGCTACATCCGCGCCACCCTCAAACCTGCCGTCCGAAGCTTCAACGAGCTCGGCCGGGCAAACGTGGTGGCGGGGACGTCCAAGACCTTCCGTTCGCTGGCCCGCATCGCCGGGGCAGCACCGAGCGCGGCCGGACCATACGTCAAGCGCGAACTCGGCGCCACGGACCTTGGCCTCTGGGCGCAGCGGATCTCCGCCATGAAGACCGAGGACCGGCTGCACCTCCCCGGCGTTTCCGAGGCCCGCGCGAACCAGCTCCTTGCCGGAGCGCTCGTGGCCGAGGCGGCTCTGGAACTCTTTGAATTCAAGAAGGTCAAGATCTGCCCATGGGCGCTGCGGGAAGGACTGATCCTCCGCAGGCTGGACCAGCTGATCTTTGAAGGGCCGCTGGAACCGGCGCACCACGTCGTGCTGCCGCCGGTTGAGGCGGGCACGTCCGCCCCTGCCGCGGCCCCAGCGGTCCTTTCCGGCGGGAAGGCTGACTGA
- the proC gene encoding pyrroline-5-carboxylate reductase, translating into MSNRIAFLGCGSMNEAVMTGMLEAGTDPADVVATVRRAERAAELAQRHPGITAIAGEEEPENNKQAATGSDVVILGVKPVGIADLAREISGSLSPKAIVISVAAAVSIAQLEAALPAGQPVIRSMPNTPAKLGRGVVSVSPGTNCSAEQLQLAKDILKGAGTVVEVPEEQVDALSAISGSGPAYAFYLAEAMAAAGVELGLDPDLSLLLARETVAGAGLMLTEPGADPAALRKAVTSPNGTTERAIATFDERGLPAIIAEGARAAAARAAEITKQLA; encoded by the coding sequence ATGAGCAACCGAATCGCATTCCTTGGCTGTGGATCCATGAACGAGGCCGTCATGACCGGCATGCTGGAGGCCGGAACAGACCCGGCGGACGTCGTGGCCACGGTCCGGCGCGCGGAGCGTGCTGCCGAACTCGCACAGCGGCACCCCGGCATTACGGCCATCGCCGGGGAAGAGGAGCCGGAAAACAACAAGCAGGCGGCCACCGGCTCGGACGTCGTGATTCTCGGGGTCAAGCCCGTAGGCATTGCCGACCTCGCGCGGGAGATCAGCGGTTCCCTTTCCCCGAAAGCCATCGTGATCAGCGTGGCCGCCGCGGTGTCCATCGCCCAGCTGGAAGCCGCGCTGCCGGCCGGGCAGCCGGTGATCCGCTCCATGCCGAACACTCCCGCCAAACTGGGGCGCGGCGTCGTGTCCGTCTCACCGGGAACCAACTGCTCGGCAGAACAGCTGCAGCTGGCCAAAGACATCCTCAAGGGCGCCGGAACTGTGGTGGAGGTGCCCGAGGAACAGGTCGATGCGCTCTCGGCCATCAGCGGTTCGGGTCCGGCCTACGCGTTCTACCTGGCCGAAGCGATGGCGGCTGCCGGCGTGGAGCTCGGCCTGGATCCTGACTTGTCGCTGCTGCTGGCGCGCGAAACCGTGGCGGGAGCCGGCCTGATGCTGACCGAACCGGGCGCCGACCCCGCTGCCCTGCGCAAGGCTGTGACCAGCCCGAACGGCACCACTGAACGCGCCATTGCCACCTTCGACGAACGCGGACTTCCTGCGATCATCGCCGAGGGCGCCCGGGCCGCTGCCGCCCGCGCCGCCGAAATCACCAAGCAACTCGCCTGA
- a CDS encoding potassium channel family protein — MADSSGAVNRPAHNAPVLVIGLGRFGSSTAEQLVKQGREVLAIERDRNLVQKWAPVLTHVVEADATNIDALRQLGAQEFSSAVVGVGTSIESSVLITVNLVDLGIQHLWVKAITPSHGKILTRIGANHVIYPEADAGVRAAHLVSGRMLDFIEFDDDYAIVKMYPPRETVGFTLDESKVRSKYGVTIVGVKSPGEDFTYARPETKVSSRDMLIVSGHVDLLERFAARP; from the coding sequence TTGGCTGATTCCTCAGGCGCCGTAAATCGCCCCGCCCACAATGCCCCCGTGCTGGTGATCGGGCTGGGCCGCTTTGGCTCATCCACCGCCGAACAGCTGGTCAAGCAGGGACGCGAGGTCCTAGCGATCGAACGCGACCGCAACCTGGTGCAGAAATGGGCCCCGGTGCTCACCCATGTCGTGGAGGCCGACGCCACGAACATCGACGCCCTGCGGCAGCTCGGCGCGCAGGAGTTCAGCTCGGCCGTGGTGGGGGTTGGCACGTCCATCGAGTCGTCGGTGCTGATCACCGTGAACCTCGTGGACCTCGGGATCCAGCACCTCTGGGTCAAGGCGATCACACCGTCACATGGCAAGATCCTGACCCGGATCGGCGCCAACCACGTGATCTATCCGGAGGCCGACGCCGGCGTCAGGGCCGCGCACCTGGTGTCCGGACGCATGCTGGACTTCATCGAGTTCGACGACGACTACGCGATCGTGAAGATGTATCCGCCGCGGGAAACCGTGGGCTTCACCCTGGACGAGTCCAAGGTCCGCTCCAAGTACGGCGTGACCATCGTCGGCGTGAAGTCACCCGGCGAGGACTTCACTTACGCCCGTCCGGAAACCAAAGTGTCCTCGCGGGACATGCTGATCGTGTCCGGCCACGTTGACCTGCTGGAACGGTTCGCCGCCCGCCCGTAG
- a CDS encoding SseB family protein — translation MTEQPAPAEIQPLNDLEEKLATGDQPDANPVDVILSFLNNEVYIISSDALEGEDAQVEPLVLSNAEGKPVLAVFSHPSRVDQQFLDAAPNVLGTQGAAIIGNLGDELGMVINPGSAFGFEIDPEGVANIRRDFKRADQPSEDSAAPAE, via the coding sequence ATGACTGAACAGCCTGCACCCGCGGAAATCCAGCCCCTGAACGACCTCGAAGAGAAGCTCGCCACTGGTGACCAGCCGGATGCCAACCCGGTGGACGTCATCCTGTCGTTCCTCAACAACGAGGTCTACATCATCAGCTCCGACGCGCTTGAGGGTGAAGACGCGCAGGTGGAGCCACTGGTGCTCTCCAACGCCGAAGGCAAGCCCGTGCTGGCCGTGTTCTCGCACCCGAGCCGCGTGGACCAGCAGTTCCTCGACGCAGCCCCCAACGTGCTGGGGACCCAGGGAGCCGCAATCATCGGCAACCTTGGTGATGAGCTGGGCATGGTGATCAACCCCGGCAGCGCCTTCGGCTTCGAAATCGATCCCGAAGGCGTGGCCAACATCCGGCGCGACTTCAAGCGCGCGGACCAGCCCTCGGAAGACTCCGCAGCTCCGGCTGAGTAG
- a CDS encoding sugar phosphate isomerase/epimerase family protein, whose protein sequence is MSPGVERSPEEDRVIPVALSSASVYPLTVHDAFAVAQDLGFDGVEVMVTNNTTSQSPHSLLELSHRYRQPIVSIHAPTLLLTQKVWGSAWNKIEMSCRMAREVGCGTVVVHPPFRWQNNYAENFPAGIRQLADMYQVRIAVENMYPWRVRGRETVAYLPHWDPVGQDYDDVTWDFSHAATAGANSVEAIKALGSKLRHIHLTDGSGSGRDEHLIPGRGNQGCAEALQHLARSGFDGVVVAEISTRRARFAGEREQWLNETLEFARQHLSHPLVGARDA, encoded by the coding sequence ATGAGTCCCGGCGTCGAACGTTCCCCTGAAGAAGACCGGGTGATTCCGGTCGCGCTGTCCAGCGCGTCCGTGTACCCGCTGACCGTGCATGATGCTTTCGCCGTGGCGCAGGACCTTGGCTTTGACGGCGTGGAAGTGATGGTCACCAACAACACCACCAGCCAGAGCCCGCACTCCCTCCTTGAACTCAGCCACCGTTACCGGCAGCCCATCGTCTCCATCCATGCACCCACGCTGCTGCTGACGCAGAAGGTGTGGGGATCGGCATGGAACAAGATCGAGATGTCCTGCCGGATGGCCCGGGAGGTGGGCTGCGGCACCGTGGTGGTCCATCCGCCGTTCCGCTGGCAGAACAACTACGCGGAGAACTTTCCCGCCGGCATCCGGCAGCTCGCCGACATGTACCAGGTCCGGATCGCCGTCGAAAACATGTACCCGTGGCGCGTGCGGGGCCGGGAGACGGTCGCGTACCTGCCGCACTGGGACCCCGTGGGCCAGGATTACGACGACGTCACCTGGGACTTCTCGCACGCCGCCACCGCGGGGGCCAACAGCGTTGAAGCGATCAAGGCCCTCGGCAGCAAGCTCAGGCACATCCACCTCACGGACGGGTCGGGCTCGGGCAGGGACGAGCACCTTATTCCCGGCCGCGGCAACCAGGGCTGCGCGGAAGCGCTTCAGCACCTGGCAAGGAGCGGATTCGACGGCGTGGTGGTGGCGGAAATTTCCACCCGACGGGCGAGGTTTGCGGGAGAGCGCGAACAGTGGCTCAACGAAACGCTGGAGTTCGCGCGCCAGCACCTGAGCCATCCGCTGGTCGGCGCGCGGGACGCCTGA
- a CDS encoding acetoin utilization protein AcuC gives MTFVPGLAQPALPTMVVWDMAMTAYNFGHGHPMAPERMELTARLARSLGLFDLGHVTVAAPEVASDDELSTVHSPEFVAAVRRVSSNPEVPDLERGLGTEDDPAFAGMHEASARLAGGSLMAAGAILDGSAVRAVNFGGGMHHAARERASGFCIYNDAALAIQKLLDGGVQRVAYIDVDAHHGDGTQSIFWDDPRVLTISLHETGLTLFPGTGFANEIGGPNAQGSAVNVALPAGTGDAGWLRAFHAVVPQLIGAFEPEVIVSQHGCDSHRLDPLTHLNISVDGQREAATAVGNLAARYCGDRWIATGGGGYNVISVVPRSWSHLIAIAAGRPVPLRTPVPGDWRQYVQDKYGAIYGVSAPEFMGDDVDVWWRSWEVGFDPNDEVDRTVMATRKEVFPLYGLDPWFD, from the coding sequence ATGACATTCGTGCCCGGACTCGCTCAGCCCGCACTGCCAACGATGGTGGTGTGGGACATGGCCATGACCGCCTACAACTTCGGCCACGGGCACCCGATGGCGCCGGAACGCATGGAACTTACCGCCCGCCTGGCCCGGAGCCTGGGCCTGTTTGACCTGGGGCACGTGACCGTGGCCGCCCCGGAAGTGGCCAGTGATGATGAACTGTCCACTGTCCACAGCCCCGAATTCGTGGCGGCGGTCCGGCGCGTCAGCTCAAACCCGGAGGTACCCGACCTTGAACGGGGCCTGGGCACTGAGGACGACCCCGCCTTTGCCGGCATGCACGAGGCCAGTGCGAGGCTGGCTGGCGGTTCGTTGATGGCAGCCGGCGCGATCCTGGACGGCAGTGCCGTCCGGGCGGTCAATTTCGGCGGCGGCATGCATCACGCGGCACGGGAACGGGCCAGCGGGTTTTGTATTTACAACGACGCTGCCCTGGCCATCCAGAAACTGCTCGACGGCGGTGTGCAGCGTGTGGCATATATCGACGTTGACGCCCACCACGGCGACGGGACGCAGAGCATCTTCTGGGATGATCCTCGCGTCCTCACCATTTCCCTGCACGAGACCGGCCTGACGCTGTTCCCCGGGACAGGTTTCGCCAACGAGATCGGCGGCCCCAATGCCCAGGGCAGCGCGGTCAACGTGGCGCTGCCGGCAGGAACGGGCGACGCCGGCTGGCTGCGGGCGTTCCATGCCGTGGTGCCGCAACTGATCGGCGCCTTCGAACCCGAGGTGATTGTGAGCCAGCACGGCTGCGACTCGCACCGGCTGGATCCCCTGACACACCTCAACATCAGTGTGGACGGCCAGCGCGAGGCGGCCACCGCCGTCGGGAATCTGGCTGCGCGCTACTGCGGCGACAGGTGGATTGCCACTGGCGGCGGGGGCTACAACGTGATCAGTGTGGTGCCGCGCTCCTGGAGCCACCTGATTGCCATCGCGGCCGGCAGGCCGGTTCCGCTTCGCACGCCGGTCCCCGGGGATTGGCGGCAGTACGTCCAGGACAAGTACGGGGCCATCTACGGGGTCTCGGCGCCGGAGTTCATGGGCGACGACGTGGACGTGTGGTGGCGCTCGTGGGAAGTGGGCTTCGATCCCAACGACGAGGTGGACCGCACGGTGATGGCCACCCGCAAGGAAGTGTTTCCGCTGTACGGACTGGATCCCTGGTTCGACTAA